In the Leishmania mexicana MHOM/GT/2001/U1103 complete genome, chromosome 31 genome, one interval contains:
- a CDS encoding small nuclear ribonucleoprotein component-like protein, producing MDFGYDEYGNRTSASNGDGRRGEEGRTEWRSVQESRGSSTSRSRGAEEDAHGRPLDSSDSESHSDFSDDVELVIGEEGTQALHEPLVDQSELQPYGRRAVGWSNEAQFLLENRYAGREGTAPSSQLLLDGDRRRQRPHDASASQSYLDVLSTLPDRMRNAVVAGSLHHGKTSLVELLLHERSYHKRQDEVDREMTLKSHVLTTITGGAVLQPTSRQITVIDTPGHPDLIGETASGMRLADAVLFCVDAAESLSDHSERLLRHAIVNEQLPIVLVITKVDRLMIDIKLPPLDAYRKLRMVVDAVNNVIASCGTTYDAFLVSPERGTVCFSSVKLGLCFSLETFAMKYAAAYPSINAAALATKLWGQMTYEKKEFKKIVNFRQRPSFVQFVLEPLYKIVAHSVTGEAAQTLSPDLAKLPRSPLSALQEAMRYFCGAPTSETLDAILSVLPAPPVRSQWLSEKYGASALCSMMRDAAAATAEGKEDGAATAGADDLVIAVASLQRVFDAKDTLAAVVRVTHGTLRVNSSSKSKGAWVSSSCNGGQSRPRLIAFDEFSSDADPYYEVEVQGLYLRTVEDGFVPVQRATAGQTVYATGLPARSGSHIVLVGGAAAAAVLAEDEGAPSPPEACGITSEWVVPIKVRSLGFPQPLLHVSMEVRDPAKAGSVQDGLGVLLRTSPGLDVHKEETGEYTISGFGELQLDTALHELRHGLCPSVPVGISQPFVTFAETVQDAEGLLAMTGTRNNSLGFVSGALPRAFTQAIEYEQLRLFSTELNEDRQPRKLWTVLRRDYGFDALDAQHVLAAGPDGTKGPNILIDDTLEEEAHHPLKVAHQRAIASAFRSTMAAGPLVGEMVRGVAAKLIFADIDASTRDAVVLSNARTALRHSLFGARPRLMEPVMAVEILCAPECVLQLGDILQQRRGAMLGEEPIAATTLIRARALVPAMDSFGLETQIRMLTHGQAFPLFRFHQWDVVPGDPFDANIHVGPLEPARGHQLARDFVLKTRFRKGLPQNMLTDL from the coding sequence ATGGACTTTGGCTACGACGAGTATGGAAaccgcaccagcgccagcaaCGGCGATGGTAGGAGGGGTGAAGAAGGCAGAACCGAATGGCGCTCTGTTCAGGAGTCGCGAGGCAGCTCCACGTCCAGGTCGCGAGGTGCCGAGGAGGATGCTCACGGTCGACCTCTCGACAGCAGTGATTCGGAGAGCCACTCCGACTTCAGTGACGATGTCGAACTTGTCATTGGTGAGGAAggcacgcaggcgctgcacgagCCACTGGTGGACCAGAGCGAGCTGCAGCCGTACGGGCGCCGAGCCGTGGGCTGGAGCAATGAAGCGCAGTTCTTGCTGGAGAACCGCTATGCCGGGCGGGAAGGCACAGCGCCCTCTtcacagctgctgctggacggcgatCGTCGTCGCCAACGGCCCCACGACGCGTCGGCTTCGCAGAGCTACCTAGACGTTCTCTCCACCCTTCCCGACCGCATGCGGAACGCCGTGGTTGCTGGTTCCCTCCACCATGGCAAGACGTCGCTGGTCGAGCTGCTGCTACACGAGCGTTCGTACCACAAGCGACAGGACGAGGTTGATCGCGAGATGACATTGAAGAGCCACGTGCTGACCACCATCACAGGgggcgccgtgctgcagccgacTTCTCGGCAAATCACGGTCATCGACACGCCGGGTCATCCGGATCTGATTGGTGAGACCGCATCCGGCATGCGTCTTGCGGACGCCGTTCTCTTCTGCGTCGACGCGGCCGAGTCGTTGAGCGACCACAgtgagcggctgctgcgccacgccaTTGTGAACGAGCAGTTGCCGATTGTCCTCGTCATTACCAAGGTGGACCGTCTCATGATCGACATCAAGCTCCCACCGCTCGACGCGTACCGCAAGTTGCGTATGGTCGTGGATGCCGTCAACAACGTCATCGCGAGCTGTGGCACCACGTATGACGCCTTCCTTGTATCTCCTGAGCGTGGCACGGTGTGCTTCTCCTCTGTCAAACTTGGCCTCTGCTTTTCACTGGAGACCTTCGCGATGAAGTACGCGGCGGCGTACCCCAGCATcaacgccgctgcgctcgcgACAAAGCTGTGGGGGCAAATGACATATGAAAAGAAGGAATTCAAGAAGATCGTTAACTTCCGCCAGCGCCCCAGTTTTGTGCAGTTCGTGCTGGAACCACTCTACAAAATCGTCGCGCATTCTGTGAcgggcgaggcagcgcagacCCTCTCGCCTGACCTCGCCAAGCTGCCCCGctcgccgctctctgccCTGCAGGAGGCAATGCGCTACTTCTGCGGCGCCCCTACCAGCGAGACCTTGGATGCAATTCTCAGCGTGTTGCCGGCACCTCCGGTTCGTTCGCAGTGGCTCTCCGAGAAGTACGGCGCAAGTGCGTTGTGCTCCATGATGAGagacgctgcggctgccaccgctgaGGGGAAGGAGGATGGCGCCGCTACAGCGGGGGCCGACGACCTTGTCATCGCTGTCGCCTCTCTCCAGCGTGTCTTCGATGCCAAGGATACCCTTGCAGCCGTCGTGCGCGTTACGCACGGCACTCTGCGTGtaaacagcagcagcaagagcaaGGGCGCATGGGTGTCGAGTAGCTGCAACGGTGGCCAGTCGAGGCCCCGGCTAATCGCCTTCGACGAGTTCAGCAGTGACGCGGACCCGTACTACGAGGTAGAGGTACAGGGCCTGTACCTGCGTACTGTGGAAGATGGCTTTGTGCCGGTGCAACGAGCCACCGCGGGGCAGACGGTATACGCGACGGGTTTGCCGGCGCGATCGGGGTCGCACATCGTTCTGgtgggcggcgccgcggcggcagccgtgtTGGCCGAAGACGAAGgcgctccctctccacctgAAGCTTGCGGCATCACTTCAGAGTGGGTTGTGCCTATCAAGGTGCGGTCGTTGGGGTTCCCGCAGCCACTGCTGCACGTCTCGATGGAGGTGCGCGACCCGGCGAAAGCCGGCAGTGTCCAGGACGGTCTCGGCGTGCTGCTTCGCACCTCCCCTGGTCTCGACGTACACAAAGAGGAAACTGGCGAGTACACGATCAGCGGCTTTggggagctgcagctggacACAGCGCTGCACGAGCTTCGCCATGGTCTGTGCCCTAGCGTGCCGGTCGGCATTTCGCAGCCGTTCGTGACGTTCGCGGAGACGGTGCAGGACGCGGAGGGCCTGCTGGCCATGACGGGAACGCGCAACAACTCCCTCGGCTTCGTAAGCGGGGCACTGCCACGCGCCTTTACGCAAGCAATCGAGtacgagcagctgcgcctcttctCGACGGAGCTCAACGAAGACCGTCAGCCGCGCAAGCTGTGGACGGTATTGCGACGTGACTACGGCTTTGACGCGCTcgacgcgcagcacgtgctAGCTGCTGGGCCGGACGGCACGAAGGGCCCCAACATTCTCATTGACGACACCCTGGAAGAGGAGGCCCATCACCCTCTCAAAGTCGCCCACCAGCGTGCTATCGCCTCGGCCTTCCGTTCCACCATGGCAGCTGGGCCTTTGGTGGGTGAGATGGTCCGCGGCGTGGCCGCAAAGCTTATCTTTGCCGACATTGACGCGTCAACCCGCGACGCTGTCGTCCTCTCGAACGCGCGCACGGCACTCCGCCACTCTCTGTTCGGTGCCCGCCCTCGGCTGATGGAGCCGGTGATGGCTGTTGAGATTTTGTGCGCACCCGAGTGCGTCTTACAGCTCGGCGAcatcctgcagcagcgacgtggcGCGATGCTCGGCGAAGAGCCTATCGCCGCCACTACCCTTATCCGAGCACGTGCGTTGGTACCTGCCATGGACAGCTTTGGGCTGGAGACGCAGATACGCATGCTCACGCACGGGCAGGCGTTTCCGCTCTTCCGGTTTCATCAGTGGGACGTCGTTCCCGGCGACCCGTTCGACGCCAACATCCACGTTGGCCCGCTGGAACCGGCAAGGGGTCATCAACTGGCGCGCGACTTTGTGCTCAAGACGCGTTTTCGCAAAGGTCTGCCGCAGAATATGCTGACGGACCTCTAG